In Rhizobium sp. BG4, the genomic stretch AACCTGCCTCGGAAAACGACCGCGCCGACTATATCGCCGCTGCGCGCCGCGCCGCCCAGGCCGCCGCTATCGAATCCGACCCGAAAGCCCAGCCGCTGAAGGCCGACAAGAAGAGCAAGGCGCCGAAGCCTGCCGGTGGCGGCAGCGCCTTCTCGCGCTTCCGCCGTCCGCTGCTTCTGGCAGCCGGCGCCGTGCTTCTGGCGATCATGGCATTCCCGCTTGCCCGCACGCTGACCACAGGCCAGAGCGCACCGCCCGCCGAAGTCGCGGTCATGAGCGATGCGAACCAGGCTCCGGCAACGGCAGACACAGCGGCCGTACCGCAGATCGACAACCAGGCGACAGCCAATCTCGAAGCACCGGCGGCACCAGAGGCCGTTCCCCCGGCCGCCGATCCGGCACCGGCATCACCGGCCGATCACCTGACCGATGCCGCACCGCTCGATGGCGAAGGTGCTGCGACGCTGACGCCGGGCGCTCCGGCTCAGGATGCCACGGCCTTTGCTCCGAAGGATGCTCCGGCCACCACCAATGCGGCACCGGCACAGCCTGAAATCGCTGTTCCCGATGTAATCCAGCCGACGGCACTTGCCGATGCGGCACGCGGCGGCGATGCGCTGGCCCTGTTCGAAATTGCCGCCCGCTACAGCGAAGGCCGCAATGGCGTCACCGCCAGCGAAGCCGATGCGGTCAAGTGGTACCAGATGGCCGCCGACAAGGGCTTTGCCCCGGCGCAGTACCGTCTCGGCAGCATCTACGAGAAGGGCACCGGTGTCGCCCGCGACATCAACAAGGCCAAGGGCTACTACGAGCAGGCTGCCGATCAGGGCAATGCGAGCGCGATGCACAATCTCGCAGTGCTCTATGCCTCCGGCGCGCTCGGCCAGCAGGACTATGCGACGGCTGCCAACTGGTTCACCAAGGCCGCCAATCTCGGCATCACCGACAGCCAGTTCAACCTCGCCATCCTCTGCGCCCGCGGCAATGGCGTGACGCAGGATCTCGGCGAGAGCTACAAGTGGTTTGCGATCGCTGCCAAGGGTGGCGACAAGGACGCCGGCGCCAAGCGCGACGAAGTCGCCAAGGCGATGAAGCCTGCCGACCTCGACAAGGCGAAGGCGACAACCGAGGCCTGGAAGCCGCAGCAGCTCGACAACAAGGCCAACGGCATCGACGTGCCCGACGCCTGGACCGGCAAGGGCACCAGCACCTCAAGCGTCGACATGAAGAAGGCGATCCGCAACATTCAGGCGATCCTGAACAATAACGGTTTCGACGCCGGCACGCCTGACGGCGAGATGGGCGCCAAGACCGTTTCGGCGATCAAGAGCTTCCAGAAGTCGATCGGTCAGGATCCGTCCGGCAAGATCAACGACGATACGGTCAAGGCCCTGCTGGAGCGCAACGCCAAGAACGCCACCAAGGCATAAGGCGCCAATCAGGCCCTCGCCTCGAAGAATCACGACGACCCTTTTGCCTTCGCCGCAAAAGGGTCGTTTTGCTTTCAGAGTTTCGCGGCGGGATTGATTGCCGGTCGGGGGATTCGTGAGCATTCAGCGGGACAGGGTTCCCTATTTCAGCCAGTGGGAAACGCCGGAGATGACGTTATCGGTGCTTGCCGAGGGGTCGGCGGCGCTGCTGCGGGATCCGCTCTGGCGGCAGTCAGGCGCCGAGACGGTCGAGGACTATGCGCGCTGGGCGGTCAATGTCTGCGGCATGGCCTGCCTGAAGATGATCCTGGCAGCGCGCGGCGAGCTGCATCCAACGCTTGCCCTCGCCCGCACCTGCACCGCCTATGGCGGCTATGTCGTCAACGAGCTCGATGCCTCGATCAAGGGGCTGATCTACGCGCCCTTCGTCACCTATGTGCGCGAACGCTTCGGGCTCTTGGCGGAGACGATGACGGGTGTCGCGACAGAGAGCATTCCCACGCTGCTGGCCGATCGCCCGTTCCTCATCGCCTCGGTCAATAGCGGCATCCGCTGGCCGGAGAAGATACCGCCGTCGAAAGGCGGGCATCTCGTTCTGGTGACGGCGGCGTCGGCTGAGACGATCCGTTTCCACAATCCATCCGGCCATGACGCCGCGAGCCAGGCAGACGTGACGCTGCCGCTTTCCGTCTTCGACCGCTTCTTCGCCAATCGCGGCATCGCGATCGGCTTCTGAAACCTATTTCGACACCAGATCATTTTGGAGGTTTTCATGACATCTTCCCGCGGCAAGCTGCGCATCGCCGTACTTTTCGGCGGCCGCTCGGCCGAACACGACGTCTCCGTGATGTCGGCGACCAACGTGATGGGGGCGCTGGAGCCTTCGAAATACGAGGCGGTGCCGATCTTCGTGACGCGGGAAGGCGAATGGCTGCTGAGCCGCTTCGAGAATGGCACCCTCGCCAAGCCGGCAAGCGGCACCGAAATCGCGCTGGTGCCAGGCGGGCGCGGCCGGATGATCGCGATCGATGGCGGCCGGATGAGCGATGCCGGGACGATCGATATTCTCTTTCCGGTGCTGCACGGCATTTTCGGCGAGGACGGCTCGGTGCAGGGGCTGGCCGAAGTGGCCCGCGTGCCGCTGGTCGGCTGCGGCATCCTGGGTTCGGCAACGGCGCTCGACAAAGATATCGCCAAGCAGCTTCTGCGGGCCGCGGGGCTGCCGGTGGCGCGGGCGGTGACCGTGCATGCGGACCAGGCGCCGTCCTTCGATACGCTCGAGAGCGCCCTCGGATTGCCGCTGTTCATCAAGCCGGCGCGTCAGGGCTCTTCGGTCGGCGTGCGCAAGGTTTCCGGCAGCCAGGAATTTGCACCGGCGCTTGCGGAAGCCTTCAAGCATGACCGCAAGCTGCTTGCCGAAGAGTTCATCCGCGGCCGCGAGATCGAGTGCAGCGTGCTGGAGGACACCAAGGGCGGATTGTTCGTCTCCCGCCCGGGCGAGATCATCCCGGCCGAGAGCCACGGCTTCTATAGCTACGATGCGAAATATATCGACGAGGACGGCGCGGCGCTGAAGGTTCCGGCGGAACTTCCGGCCGAGGTCGAGGCGAAGATCCGCGAGACGGCAGCGCTTGCCTTCCGGGCGCTCGGCTGCGACGGCATGGCGCGCGTCGACTTCTTCCTGACCGAGGACATGAGTTTTCTGATCAACGAGGTGAACACCATTCCTGGATTCACCAATATCAGCATGTATGCGAAAGCGATGGCGGCAAGCGGCGTCAGCTACCCTGATGTCATCGACCGGCTCGTCGAGCATGGTCTCGCGCGCGCCGGTCTCTGAGCCGAAAATGCCCCTTCCCGGTGTGGCAGGCACGCACCGGGAAGAAAAACGCCGCGACTTCGCCCCGCCTTGTCACAAAACCTGAAAAAAGCCGGATTATTCGGGAGTTATCGCTCGCGGAATGTGCGGCCTGGATGTCGTTTCTCGAAAGCCTCTGGCAACGATTTCCCATTATGATGCGCCATTCGAACGGGACAAGCGCGCCTGCCCGGCGGGGGCAGTGAGTAATCGGGGTCGGTTGTGGCAATCTATCTGCCCATCGCAGAATTGTCGGTGAACATCTTCATCATTCTCGGCATGGGCGCCGCTGTCGGCTTCCTGTCGGGCATGTTCGGCGTCGGCGGCGGCTTCCTGATCACCCCGCTCTTGATCTTCTACAATATCCCGCCCGTCGTCGCCGTCGCCACCGGCGCCAACCAGGTCGTCGCTTCCTCGATCTCGGGCGCGATTACCCATTTCCGGCGCGGCACGCTCGATGTGAAGCTGGGATCGGTGCTGCTGGTCGGCGGTCTGTCGGGCGCCACAGTCGGCATCTGGATCTTCTCGCTGCTGCGCCGCCTCGGCCAGCTCGATCTCTTCATTTCGCTGCTCTACGTCGTCTTCCTCGGCACCGTCGGCGGGCTGATGTTGCTCGAGAGCGTCAACGCCATGCGCCGCGCAGCCAAGAACGTGCCGCCGACGCCACGCAAGCCCGGCCATCACCACTGGGTCCACCGCCTGCCCTTCAAGGTGCGGTTCAAGAAATCGAAGATCTATCTCAGCGTCATCCCGGTCATCGCGCTCGGCTTTGCGATCGGCATCCTGACCTCGGTCATGGGTGTCGGCGGCGGTTTCATCATGGTTCCCGCCATGATCTATCTGCTGCGCATCCCGACCAACGTCGTCGTCGGCACCTCGCTGTTTCAGATCATTTTCGTGACCGCCTATACGACGATCGTGCAGGCGGCGACCAACTTTTCCGTCGATATCGTGCTCGCCTTCATCCTGATGGTCGCCGGCGTGATCGGTGCGCAATACGGCGTGCGTGTCGGCCAGAAACTGCGCGGCGAGCAGCTGCGCGCGCTGCTCGGCCTGCTCGTTCTCGCCGTCGGCATCCGTCTGGCGATCTCGCTGGTGGTAACGCCGGCCGATATCTACTCGATCGTGATGGGAGGCAATTGATGCGTTGCCTTCCGGCCCTCGCCCTTTCGCTCTTCCTTGCCCTGCCGGGTCTCGCCGCGGCGCAGACGCTGCTGCCGGGGCAGAATGCCGAGAGCGTGCGCGAGGGACTGGAGATCGGCACCTCGACCAGCGAAATCGCCATCACCTCCGACTTCAAGGGCGCCGATCTGACGATCTTCGGCGCGGTGACCGAAACCGACCAGCTGCTGCTCGCCGTCGGCCAGTATGACGTTGTCGTGGTGCTCGAGGGGCCGCGTGAGAACGCGACGGTGCGCAAGAAGCAGCGGGTCTTCGGCATCTGGATCAATACCAGCTCGATGACCTTCGAGGCCGTGCCGCACTCCTATTCGATGTCGAGCTCACGGGCGATCGACGACGTCACGACGCCGCTCGACCTTACCGACGAGGGCATCGGCATCGACCATATTCCGCTGACACCTGTCGGCTATGTCGGCGATGGCAGCAGTCTAGGGGAGTTCCGCGAAGCGTTCCGGCGGCTGCAGCAGAGCGGTGGCCTTTACGAGCGCGATCCATCCGGCGTGCGCTTCGTCAGCTCCAACCTGTTCAAGGCGAGTCTCCGCCTGCCCGCCAATATTCCGAACGGCGTGCATACCGTTCGCGCCTATCTCTTCAAGAGCGGCAAGCTGGTGAACCAGAAATCCGTGCCGCTACGCGTCATCAAGACCGGCATCGAGCAGATGATCACCGATGCTGCGCATGAGCGGCCGATCGAGTACGGTGCATTCGCCGTATTCCTGGCGCTGGTGACGGGCTGGGCCGCCAGCATCGTGTTCCGCAAGGATTGATCAGGCGCTCTTTTCGCGCGCTGCAACCTCGTTGCGGGCCTGCGTCAGGCGGGCAAGCACGGATGGCGTATCCGTCGGCAATGGCGTGCCGAGATGCCTGGCGCGCAGCTCGTCCATGAAATCCGACCACAGCTGTGGGCCGCCCTCCTCCAGGATTTCGGCGCGGATTGCCAGCTCGTCGGAAACCGGCAGATGCTTGCGGCCCCAGGCGCCCATATGCGCGAGAAGCGGCACGAGCTCGATGGCCATTTCGGTCAGGCTATAGACCGACTTCTGCTTGTGGCTCGGGTCGTCTTCCTTGGTCAGCAAGCCGTTCTCGACAAGGCGGCGCAGGCGGTCGGCGAGGATGTTGGTGGCGATGCCCTCGCTGGAGCCCTGCAGCAGTTCGCGGAAATGGCGCCGGTTGCCGAACATGATGTCGCGGATGACGATCAGGCTCCAGCGGTCGCCGAGAACCTCCAGCGTCAGGTTGATGGGGCAGCCGGAACGGTGCTCTTCACTCATGCTCATTCTCCAAAAGCCGCTTGCATTTTGCCATCAGAATACCGGCGGTTCAATCAGGTGCGAGCGGCAGCGGCGACCAGTGCCGCAGCGGCTTTTCCGGCGGTCTCGATATAGGATGGATCGCGGCGCAGAAGCACGGTGGCGAAGCCGCCATCGAGCAGCAGCATGACCTGCCGCGCCAAGGTTCTACTGTCGCTTACTCCATCGGCTTCGAAGGTCTCCGCGAGCCAGTCCTCCACGCGCTGCTTATGGGCGATACCGGCCTTCACCGCGGGATGGCCGGGCATATCGGCAAGCTCGGCGGCGGTGCGCAGGAAGCCGCAGCCCTTCCATTTCGGATGGCGCGCGGCTTTCGCCAGCTCGTCGAAGATCGCCTTGACCTTCTCCTCAACGCCGCCCTCTGCCGCAGCATACCATTTCTGGAACAGCGCGAGGTTCGGCTGATCGCGGCCTTCGAGATAGGCGGTGATCAGGTCGTCCTTGCTGTCGAAGTGGTAATAGAGCGTCCGTTTTGTGACACCGGCCTTCTCGGCGACAGCGTCGACGCTGACGGCGCGGATACCCTGCCCGTAGAAGAGCTTGGCGGCGGCATTGACGATACGGTCACGGGTGCTTTCTGTCGGCTGTTTCATGAGGGCAAAGTATACCGACTAGTGAGTGTTACCAAGAGCGCTGTGAGCCTATGGATCAGCTCCTCGGAGATGGTGGAGCGAGCGGCGATGGATAGCGGGAGCGAGACAGGCATTGCAGGGCAGCGTATCGATATCGGATGCCGCGATGGCATCAACCTCGGCGGCCACCTCTGGCCAGCCGTTGGCCGTTGCGATGGCGCCGTGATCATCAACCCGGCAACCGGCGTGCTCACCAGCTACTATCACCGCTATGCCCGGTTTCTCTCCGCTCATGGCTTTCAGGTGCTGACCTATGATTATCGCGGCATCGGTCTGTCGCGCCCGGATCGCTTGCGCGGCTGCGGCTATCGCTGGCGCGATTGGGGAGCTCTCGATTTCGAGGCCGCGCTCACCTTCGCGCGGGAACACGATCCGCTGCTGCCGGTTGCTGTCGTCGGCCACAGCATCGGCGGCTTCCTGCCGGGGTTTGCAGAGAGTGCTCCCGGCATTGAGCGCATGCTGACAGTCGGCGCGCAATATGGCTATTGGGGCGATTACGCCAGATCGCAGCGCCGCTCGCTGTTCTGGAAATGGCATGCCGCCATGCCCGTTCTTACGGCGGTGCTTGGCTACTTTCCGGGAAGGCGGCTCGGATGGCTGGAGGATCTTCCGGCCGGTGTTGCCAATGAATGGAGTTTTCGCCGGGCGCGGATGGAGCATAGCTATCCGGCTCCTGAGCGGAAGGAAATCATTGCACGCTTTGCTGCGGTACAAGCACCCATTCTGGCGATCGGCATGTCCGACGATCCGATCGGCACGCCGGCCGCGATCAGCCGCGGGCTCAGCTATTTCAGGAATGCGGATGCGAAACAGGTGACGATCACGCCGGGCGATCTCGGGCTTGAGGCTGTCGGCCATTTCAGCCTGTTCCATCAGCGGCATGCGAACGGCTTCTGGCTGGATACGCTTCTGTGGCTGCGCGACGGGATCAACCCCTGGCCGCAGCGGCTCTGCCCCGCTCCCGCCTTTTGAGGGACACAACTTCGCCTTTGAATAAAAACCGGTCTTTAAGATTTACCAGTTAGCAATCTCTCGAAACGAGAGGTTCTGTTTTGCGTATCCGTACACTTCTCGCCCTGGTGCTGCTGGCGCTCGTTGCCGGCTGCGCAACGGCACCCCGTCAGACCCGGAATATCTGCGCGGTCTTCGACCAGCGCGACGGCATTTTCACCAGCTGGCAGCGTTCCGCCGAGAAGGCTGAAGCCAAGTATGGTATCCCGGTGCCGATCCTGATGGCGACGATGTATGTCGAATCCGGCTTCCAGCCCTATGCCCGCCCGCCGCGCACGAAACTCTTCGGCTTCATTCCCTGGACGCGCCAGTCGACCGCCTATGGCTATTCGCAGGCGCTGAACGGCACCTGGGATCACTACCAGTCCGCCACAGGCAACTGGGCCAGCCGCCGCACCAACTTTGCCGATGCCATCGACTTCATCGGCTGGTATCACTCCGAAAACAGCAAGGCGACCGGCATTGCGCCCAACGACGCCTACAGCCTCTACCTCGCCTATTATTCCGGCCCGACCGGCTACCGCCGCGGCGACTGGCGCTCGAACGGTCAGCTGCAGAAGACGGCACAAAAATTCGCGACCATGGCGGCGAACTATCAGCAGCAGTTGCAGGGATGTAATTGAGACTTCCTTCTCCCCTCGGGGAGAGGAGTTACCCGCGCAGGTTTCCGAACCTGACGGAGTAGATGCGGTCGCGACCCAGGAGATGGGCGACAAGTGATGCGTGATCGAAGAGCCCCTTCATCGCCTTGTGGCCAAGGTCGAGCCCACCGCTCATGACGCCGAAGGCGGGCATCAGCAGCCGGGCGCCGTCGGTGGCGAAGCAGGGGCGGCGGATCGATTTTTCGCGGCGACGGACGGTGGCGGCCGGATGAAGATGGCCGGCGATTTCGCCCTGCTGCAATCCACCCTTCGGCTCATGCCGGAAGGTGAGGCCGGCATAGTGGATCTCGTCGGCGCAGATGCCGGGCAGATCCACGGTCCCGTCAGGGTCATGATTGCCGTTGATCCAGATCCATTCGCGGCCACGCGCCATGTCGGCGATCAGCGTCCGGAAAATATCCGGCAGGTGCTCGGAACCGACGCGATCATGGAAATTATCGCCGAGCGAGACGACGATCTTCGGGTCGTAGCGGGTGATGACGGCGGAGAGGACCGTGAGCGTCGCCAGCGTATCGTAGGGCGGCAGCATCATGCCGCGGCGGGCGAAGGCGGCGCCTTTCTCCAGGTGGAGATCGGAGACGACGAGCGCGCCTGTGTCGGGCAGGTAGAGAGCGCCGAGCGGATCGCAAACGGCGGCGACGCCACTGACCGACGTTTCCACGCCGGGCATCGGGACCAGTCCGTTGAGTTCGCGCGCCAGCGCCAGGCGGTTCATTGCGGTCTTCTATCCTAAATCTTCAGCTCATCGCCTCGGCGATCAGGTCGTCTGCGGCTTCGGCCAGCAGTGCATCATGGGCTTCGCCCGGCACCGCCTCCTTGCCGATCTCGAGCATGACAGGCACGGCGAGCGGCGAAATATGGTCCAGCGCGCGATGCGTGATGTGACCCTTGATTCGTCTCAGCATATCGCCAAGGCGTGAAATATCCAAAAGCCCGGTGCCCGCGTCCTGCCGCGTCGCCTGCAGCAGGATGTGATCCGGCTCGTGGCTGCGCAGCACGTCGTAGATCAGATCGGCCGAGACGGTGACCTGCCGCCCGCTCTTTTCCTTGCCGGGATGACGGCGCTCGATCAAGCCTGCAATCACGGCGCAATTGCGGAAGGTGCGCTTCAAAAGGAAGGATTCGTCGAGCCAGGCTTCGAGATCGTCGCCGAGCATGTCCTCGTCGAAAAGGTCGGCGAGACTGAGCCGGCCGCTGCGGATCATCTCGCCCAGATCCTCCAGACCCCAGATGCCGAGCGAATAATCGGTGCAGACGAAGCCGAGCGGTTTGGCGCCTGCGCGCTCCAAGCGCCGGGTCAAGAGCATGCCGAGCGTCTGGTGTGCCAGCCGGCCCTCGAAGGGATAGGCGACCATGTAGCAGCGGCTGCCGCGCGGGAAAGTCTCGATCAGGAGCTCGTCGCGCTTTGGCAGCATCGACTTGTCCTTCTGGATCGAGAGCCAGTCGCGCACCTGATCCGGCAGATCATCCCAACGATCGGGATCGGCGATCATCGAGCGGACCTGATCGGCGAGATAGGTCGAGAGCGGAAACTTGCCTCCGGCGTAGGAGGGGATCTTGGGATCGAGCGAGAAGGCTTGCGATGCCAGCGCCTCGTTCTCGCGGATACCCTCGAAACGCAGCACCTTGCCGGAGAAGATGAAGGTGTCGCCGGGAGAGAGCTGCTCGAAGAAATACTCCTCCATCTTGCCGAGCACTGCGCCGCCACGGCCGATCCGTCCACCCTCCCCACGCTTGACCATCTTGAGATTCAGCATCGGGCTTTCGACGATAGTGCCGAGATTGAGCCGGTATTGCTGGGCGACCTGCGGATTGGAGACGCGCCAGAGACCGTCCTTGTTCCTGCGGATACGGGCATAGCGCTCATAGGTGCGCAGCGCGTAGCCGCCGGTGGCGACGAAATCGACGATGCGCTCGAAGGTCTCCCAAGAGAGTGAGGCGTAGGGCGAGGCGCTGACGATCTCGTCATAGAGCTGCAGCATGTCGAAGGGGGCGGCGCAGGCCATGCCGAGAACATGCTGGGCGAGCACATCCAGCGCCCCCTGCCCGACCGGCGGCGTGTCCTGCGCGCCGATATAATTGGCGTCGAGCGCCGCCTGACACTCCATCACCTCGAAGCGGTTGGCGGGGACAAGGATCGCCTTGGAGGGTTCGTCCATGCGGTGATTGGCGCGGCCGATGCGCTGGGCAAGGCGCGAGGCGCCCTTGGGGGCGCCGACATGGATGACAAGATCGACGTCGCCCCAGTCGATACCGAGATCGAGCGTCGAGGTGGCGACGACGGCGCGCAGCTTGTTGGCAGCCATCGCCGCCTCCACCTTGCGCCGCTGGCTGACATCGAGCGAGCCGTGATGCAGGGCGATCGGCAGGTTATCCTCGTTGATCGTCCAGAGCTCCTGGAAGAGCATTTCGGCCTGTGAGCGGGTATTGACGAAGAGTAGCGTTGTCTGGTGGTCGAGGAGCTGTCTGTAGACATCGGGGATCGCATATTTGGCGGAATGGCCGGACCAGGGGATGCGCTCTTCCGTTCTCAGGATCGAGATCTCCGGCTTGGCGCCGCCTTCGACGGTAACCAGACCGGCATGCCGCTCCTCACCCTCCTGCTGTGCTACCAGCCATTTCTGCAGGTCCATTGGATCGGCGACGGTGGCCGAGAGGCCAATCGTCTGCAGCTTCGGAGCCAACCGGCGCAGCCGTGCGATGCCGAGCGACAGCATGTGGCCACGCTTCGAGGTGACGAGCGAGTGAAGCTCGTCGAGCACCACGTATTTCAGGTCCTTGAAGAAGCGCTCCGCCTCGCCATTGGCGAGCAGCAGCGCCACCTGCTCCGGCGTCGTCAGCAGGATATCGGGCGGATTGAGTTTCTGGCGCTGACGCTTGGCATTCGGCGTGTCGCCGGTGCGGTTCTCGATGGTGACGGGCAGGCCCATCTCCTCGACGGGTTTCGTCAGGTTGCGCTCGATATCGACGGCGAGTGCCTTCAGCGGCGAAACGTAGAGCGTGTGGATGCCGGTGAAGGCCGAGCCGGGCGGGATCTTGCCGCGACGGGTGAGATCAGTGAGCGCCGGGAGAAAGCCGGCGAGCGTCTTGCCGGCCCCGGTCGGCGCAATCAGCAGCGTGCTCTCACCGGCTTCGGCGCGGGCCAGCAATTCCAGCTGATGGGCACGCGGCCGCCAGCCCTTTTCCGCAAACCAGCGGATGAAGGGGCAGGCAGGGTGATGCTGGTTTCGGCGTCGACGTGATCCACGCCATAAAGGTAGTGAAATCAGACCGAAAGAGAAGGGCATCGCCTCACATGGCGATGTAGCGGTCCTTGCGGTGATTGATGGCCAGCGTGAGGTTCAGAACTACCGCGCCAAGCACCGAGCAGGCGATGATGAAGGGGCTCGCGACAAAGAACGACAGCGCAAGAATGACGCCATCGAAGCCGAGCTGCACCAGACCGGCGCGCCAGCCGAAGCGCTCCTGGATATAGAGCGCCAGAATGCCGACACCGCCGAGGCTGGCGCGATGGCGGAAGAGCGCCAGCATGCCAGCGCCGATGACCAACCCGCCGAAAAGCGCACCGACGATCGGATCGACATGCGAGAGGCTGATGAAACGCGGCACGATTTCCGACAGTGCGGAAGTGAGCGCTATGGCGGCAAAAGTCTTGACGGTGAAAGCCGGGCCCAGGCGACGGAAGGCGAGATAGTAGAAAGGCAGATTGACCGCAAAGAAGCAGAGGCCGAAGCTCCAGCCGGTGGCGTAGTGCAACAGAAATGCCATGCCTGCCGTGCCGCCCGTCAGAAGGCCTGCGCCCGAGAGCAGCGAGACGCCGAGCACCGCCAGCATGCTGCCGGCGACCAGTCCCTGGGCATCATCGAAGAGCGAGTGGCGATCCGCCGAAGAGTTCAGGGCGCCTGCGAAAGCAGTCCGTGCGGCCATTATTTTCCCCTCTGATTTTTCGTTCTTTCTATCCTGACGCAGCTGCTTGGCAAGATGATTTAGGGGGGTGGGATCACATGCGGCCTTTTATCCATTCCAGCGGCCTGCATTTTCGCCGCATTCCGGGCGCGGCCTGACGGTCAACGCAGATGAGAGACATCGATGCCGACACGCCGCGCGATCCTGGCCACGATGGGCGCCCTCGCCCTTTTTCCCCGGACCTCGAATGCAGCGCCCGCTGCTGCTAGCCTGACGCTCTGGCCGGGCACTCCGCCTGAGGGCGGCGGCCCCTCCGGTGATGTCGAGGAAAATGCCAAGGGCGCGATCAGCAACATCGCGGTGCCCAAGATCGACATCTACCAGCCGGCCTCGCCGAACGGCATGGCGGTTCTGATTGCTGCCGGTGGCGGCTACAAGCGCATCGAGATGCGCAACGAGGCGCTGCCAGCCGCCCGCTGGCTGAATGCGCGTGGCATCACCGCCTTCGTGCTGTCCTACCGGCTGCCGGACGAGGGCTGGGAGGCCGGTCCGCTGGCGCCATTGCAGGATGCGCAGCGGGCGCTGCGGCTGATCCGGGCCAATGCCGGAAAGTTCAAGATCGATCCCGACCGGCTGGGCGTCCTGGGCTTTTCGGCGGGTGGGCATCTTCTGGGCATGGCGGCGGCGCGGTCGGCCTTCGCTTCCTATCCGGCGATCGGCGATGCCGATGCGCTGTCGGCGCGGCCCGCCTTCGCGGCCCTCGTCTACCCCGTCATCACCCTGAAGCCGCCCTATGACCATACGTCGACGCGCAAGGTGCTGATCGGCAGTCATCCGAGCCCTGCCCTGAGTTCCGAATGGTCGGTCGAAGACCATGTCAGAGCCCGATGCTCGCCGGTGTTTCTGGCGCAGGCAGAAGATGATCCGGTTTCCGATCCGCAGAACACGCTGATCATGCAGGCGGCGTGCGAGCAGGCGCATGTACCCGTCGAGCTGCACCGGCTGGCCGATGGCGGACATGGGTTCGGCATGGGCAAGCCCGGCACCGCCTCGATGCAATGGCCCGGCTATTTCGCCAACTGGCTCGACAAGCAACCACTGTCTCCCGGCTGAAAATCGACACGTTTCACAAGCCGCTTGACTCCGACGTCAATCGTGGATACTTTTTATCCACGATTTGAGGAGATGGTTTCGATGAAACTCAGCGACGGTGTCGAGCAGGCTATTCACTGTGTGGCAGTTCTCGCCGGCTTGTCCGCCGATGGCGTGCTTTCGGCCGCCGCCCTTGCGGAATTTCACGGTGTCTCGACCAGCTATCTCCTGAAGCACATGCAGGCGCTGTCGGGCGCCGGTCTGGTCAAGACCGTGCCCGGGCCGAAGGGCGGATACCGGCTGGCGAAGGAACCGGGCGAGATTTCGCTGCTCGATATCGTGCTCGCCGTCGAAGGCCCTGCACCCGCCTTCCGCTGCAGCGAAATCCGCCAGCGCGGGCCGAACCCGTTGCCGCAGCGCTATTTCACCAAGCCGTGCCAGGTGACGGCGGCGATGCTGAAGGCCGAGCGCGCCTACAGGGCCGAGCTCGCCAAGACGAAGATTGCAGACATTCTGGCGGATCTTTCCGCCGATGACGACGGAGGCATCGCCGCCCGCGGCTGCGCCTTCATGGAATTGCACGAACGCAAATCAGCGGCTCGCTGAGCCTCAACCCCCAAGGAGAATGACGATG encodes the following:
- a CDS encoding Rrf2 family transcriptional regulator; this encodes MKLSDGVEQAIHCVAVLAGLSADGVLSAAALAEFHGVSTSYLLKHMQALSGAGLVKTVPGPKGGYRLAKEPGEISLLDIVLAVEGPAPAFRCSEIRQRGPNPLPQRYFTKPCQVTAAMLKAERAYRAELAKTKIADILADLSADDDGGIAARGCAFMELHERKSAAR
- the pdeM gene encoding ligase-associated DNA damage response endonuclease PdeM → MNRLALARELNGLVPMPGVETSVSGVAAVCDPLGALYLPDTGALVVSDLHLEKGAAFARRGMMLPPYDTLATLTVLSAVITRYDPKIVVSLGDNFHDRVGSEHLPDIFRTLIADMARGREWIWINGNHDPDGTVDLPGICADEIHYAGLTFRHEPKGGLQQGEIAGHLHPAATVRRREKSIRRPCFATDGARLLMPAFGVMSGGLDLGHKAMKGLFDHASLVAHLLGRDRIYSVRFGNLRG
- a CDS encoding transglycosylase SLT domain-containing protein, which gives rise to MRIRTLLALVLLALVAGCATAPRQTRNICAVFDQRDGIFTSWQRSAEKAEAKYGIPVPILMATMYVESGFQPYARPPRTKLFGFIPWTRQSTAYGYSQALNGTWDHYQSATGNWASRRTNFADAIDFIGWYHSENSKATGIAPNDAYSLYLAYYSGPTGYRRGDWRSNGQLQKTAQKFATMAANYQQQLQGCN
- a CDS encoding YitT family protein; the encoded protein is MAARTAFAGALNSSADRHSLFDDAQGLVAGSMLAVLGVSLLSGAGLLTGGTAGMAFLLHYATGWSFGLCFFAVNLPFYYLAFRRLGPAFTVKTFAAIALTSALSEIVPRFISLSHVDPIVGALFGGLVIGAGMLALFRHRASLGGVGILALYIQERFGWRAGLVQLGFDGVILALSFFVASPFIIACSVLGAVVLNLTLAINHRKDRYIAM
- a CDS encoding alpha/beta hydrolase, coding for MPTRRAILATMGALALFPRTSNAAPAAASLTLWPGTPPEGGGPSGDVEENAKGAISNIAVPKIDIYQPASPNGMAVLIAAGGGYKRIEMRNEALPAARWLNARGITAFVLSYRLPDEGWEAGPLAPLQDAQRALRLIRANAGKFKIDPDRLGVLGFSAGGHLLGMAAARSAFASYPAIGDADALSARPAFAALVYPVITLKPPYDHTSTRKVLIGSHPSPALSSEWSVEDHVRARCSPVFLAQAEDDPVSDPQNTLIMQAACEQAHVPVELHRLADGGHGFGMGKPGTASMQWPGYFANWLDKQPLSPG